A single window of Streptomyces sp. NBC_00464 DNA harbors:
- a CDS encoding peptidoglycan-binding domain-containing protein, whose product MHRTATGQRQYGPLTPLGDKCVNSSRFQVPAATPGVTSRQYAVLSSTRGRGTALPAPATVTASFEEYPTVIRTTPPFRRAARGPALAALVLAAALAVAPGATADESNVPPAGSSPVCAFYDGDGLTAFGEQGERVSQVQCMLANRRYLPWEAVDGVFGARTLAAVQRFQADHPPLVPDGLVGPRTWSALWHA is encoded by the coding sequence GTGCACCGTACAGCCACCGGTCAACGGCAGTACGGTCCACTCACTCCCCTCGGTGACAAGTGTGTGAACTCCTCCCGGTTCCAGGTCCCGGCAGCCACCCCGGGAGTGACGTCACGGCAGTACGCGGTGTTGTCCTCGACGAGAGGACGGGGCACGGCGCTCCCGGCACCGGCCACCGTCACCGCATCGTTCGAGGAGTACCCCACCGTGATCCGTACGACTCCGCCGTTCCGCCGCGCCGCCCGGGGCCCGGCCCTGGCCGCGCTCGTCCTGGCCGCCGCACTGGCCGTGGCCCCCGGCGCCACCGCCGACGAGAGCAACGTGCCCCCGGCCGGCTCCAGCCCCGTCTGCGCCTTCTACGACGGGGACGGGCTGACCGCGTTCGGCGAACAGGGCGAGCGCGTCTCCCAGGTGCAGTGCATGCTCGCCAACCGGCGCTACCTGCCGTGGGAGGCGGTCGACGGCGTGTTCGGCGCGCGGACGCTCGCCGCGGTCCAGCGCTTCCAGGCCGACCATCCGCCGCTCGTCCCGGACGGCCTCGTCGGGCCGCGCACCTGGTCGGCGCTCTGGCACG